The segment ACCTTTTGCAAAAATATTAAATATACTTGTTTATAAATAAATAATTATACTATATACTTGAATTTTGGAAGTTTTTCTTTTTTGAGTATGGAGTTTTTATAGCTAATTACAAAAAAATATTGATTAACAAATAGATGATTTGTACATTTAAAAGAAATGTAGATCGTCTTAAAACCTTTGAACAAGGGGTTTGCTTGGTTATTAAACCAATAACTGAGAATCTTCATATAATGGAGAGGTTCTAAATTAAAACGGAGTTTAATTTATGTTTTTAAATAGAATAATCTACGGAATTGAATTTTTCGTAGTATTAGTAGTCGAAATAATTAAAGCAGTACTTGATACAAGTATGTGCTGTCTCAAGGGAGATGTAGATCCTATTGTTGTTGAGATTAAACCTGATCTTAAAAGACCAGTATCTCTTGCAATTCTATCTAATACTATCACATTAACACCTGGTACTATTACCATAGGAATGGATCAAGAAGCTGGAAGCTTAACAGTATCAGCTATCACACCTCGTGCAACAAAAGATATCATACCTCTTGAGCCAATAATAAAGAAAATGTTAGAATAAGCATAGGGTGATGAGATGGATTTTTTAACGATATCTGAATTGTTCCTCATGTTATGTTTTATTGTTTACATGTTTGCTAGTGTAAAAATAGCAACAAGAAGAACAGGCGGTTCAGCATTAGCTGGGGTAGCTGGTTTTTCAATCGCAGCTGCTGTTGTATTGACAATGGTTACTACATTAGCTGGTGTCGATTTCTGTAAAGACATAGCATTTGCATTAATAATATTAGGTCCTGTAGGTACAATTGCTGCAGCTTATGTATTAGCTGGAGGGGATTTATAATGGATTTAACAACATTCACAATGGGTGATCCTGTATCTATAATATTAGGAATAATCTTTATTATTTGTGGTATTTTCGTATTGATTACTGCAAAAGGATTGTTATCAAATACTGATGATGAATTACAATATACAGTATTTGGTAGATTAGAAATATTAGGTATTGTGGACATGGTCAGTGTATTAGTCTTAATCTTACTAGGTCAAGCAGCATTAGGAGTAGTATACTTTATATTAGCACCATTTGCAACACATGCTATTGCTAGTGGACATTTCCACGGAGAACAAGGAGAGCATTAATATGACAGGCGTAGAAATTTTGGTACAAAATTTTGTTCCATTTGTGTTATATATATTAGCAATCTTAGGAGCAATTGTTTGTTTAATGCAAAAAGACTTATTAAGAATGGCAATATTAACCAGTGTAACAGGTTTTATGTTAGCAGCTATTTATCAAGTCTTATTAGCTCCAGATGTAGCATTAACACAAGCTGTAGTAGGAGCAGCTATTGTCCCAACATTAGTGGCTCTAACAATATTGAAAACAAGAGAAGAACCTGTAATAGAAGATGATGGGCAAGGTGATGCATAATGGCAATAGAAGCAGTTCAATGTGGATCATTATTAACCGCAGCACTTTTAATGATTATAGGTTTAGTAGCATTAGTCTACTTAGATAATGTTGTAAAGAAAATTATTGGAGCAGCATTTATTGGTGATGGTGTAAACCTTTTATTAGTTTCACTAGGTTACAGAGCTAACGGAATTACATACATATTATTACCAAATATGGATGTAACAAACTTCTTAGGTCACGCATCATATCCTTTACCATTTGCATTAGTACTTACCAGTATTGTTATCGGTGCAAGTACTCTTGCTGTAATGTTAGCACTTTCAGTAGTTTTATATAAAAGACACGGTACACTCAGTGCAACCGTTCTATTAAATGATAAAAAACTTGGAGAGGATAACAATGAATAATGCTATTAATATATTCCAAGGGGGTATATTCTAATGGATGGAACAATATTTATTCCATTGATGGTTATTATACCTATGATATGTGCAATTTTAGTGAACCTTATACACGGTTCTGAGAAAATCACAAAAGTTATTGCATGGATAGCAGCTATATGTTTACCAATCATACCATTAGTTGCAACATATGGTAACCACTTCTTTGGAGCATACAAACCATTATTAGCAGGTAATGTATCTTCATTATTACCTCAAGCTTCACAAGCAATTATTTCTGGATCAATACTGGAAATTTTCCACCCTGCAATCACATATGCATTTGGTCCAGGACAACAAGTAATATTATTCGTATTAGGTTTAGTAGCAATGTGTGCAGTATTCATATCAATTGCTGAAACCAAAAAGACATCTGGTGTATATTTATTCATGTTATTCATGCTATCAGCAGCATTAATGGCATTTATATTAACAGATGATATATTCAACTTGTATGTATTCTTCGAAATTGCTGCTTTAGTACAGGTAGGTCTAATACTTGTATCAAGAGTAAAAGGCAATTACGAAACCGGTCTAAAATACATGTTACTCGGAGAAATCGGTGGATCTTTCATGCTAGCAGGTATTGCAGTACTCCTCGGTTTAACTGGTAACGTAAACATTTCTGATATAGTAATCATGATACACGCCGGTGCAGTAAACCCATATAATCCAGTGTTATTATTTGCTGCAGGTATGTTAATTTACGGTTGGTTATATGCAACAGGATTACCACCATTTAACGCTATTAAATCAGAAATTTACAGTAAAGGATTACCAAGTGGATCTATGATTTTACAGGCATTCTCAGTAATCGGTTGTATCAGCATAGGTTTAGTAATCATAAGAATATTCGGATATTTACCTACAGCTCAAATGGCAATGCTTGCAGTATCAGTAATCGCTATGATATTAGGTATCTGTATGGCTATGGTACAAGATGATTACAAACGTATCATCGCATACTTAGCAGTCGGTGAATTAGGTTATATCGGAGTAGGTCTAGGATTAGGTACTCCATACAGTATAACAGCTGGATTATTCCAGGCAGTTAACGAATTAGTAGTAACTTCATTCCTATTTATAGGATTTGGATTAGTATTATACAAAACTAAAACAAGTAAAATTAGTAAACTTGGTGGATTATTAGAATATATGCCTACAGCAGCATTATTAACTGTACTTGCTGGATTCACAATGGCAGGTGTACCTCCATTCAACGTATTCCAAAGTAAATACATGTTATGTCAAGCTGCCCTACAAGCAGGAATTCCAGAACTTGCAATAATAATGATTATATTAAGTATTGTAACATTCTTAGCATTCCTCAAAATCGCATATGCAGTATTCTTAAGACCTAAACCAGACGAATTAGAAGTATCCAGTGCAAAACTTCCTAAAACAACTATTGTTGTAATGACTGTATTCTTAATAATCTGTTTAATAATCGGTTTATTCCCAAGTCTAGTTACTAGTAAACTTGCAGTCATGGCTTTAGGTGCTTTGGCATTATAATGAGTGGGTGATAAAATGAATATGTACGAAAAACTTGTAGAAACATTAAAAAGTACATTTGGGGCAGATCCTGAGAAAACATTAGTACCAGGAGCACAGACTTCATCAATTCTATCTGCTGAATTAGTCTTAATGGCTTCATTATTAATTGCGGCATTAACCATCAGATTAGTTAGTCCTGCATTAATGATTGTAGTAGTTGTTGGATTAATGTTATTATTCATGTATGGAACACCATTAATGCCTAAATTGTACAAAGAACATTCAGATGATTTAAATAACATGATGTTTTATGCTGTGTTAACTTTAGCAATTATTGCAGTTGTATTTTATTGGGGGGTTTTATAGATGAAGGCTTCTATTAGAGATGTTGCATTAGCTTTATCTGTAGCAGCATTTGCAGCTATATTCTTAAACGCAACATTCAATTTCAGTGGTATGATTTTCCCTGGTATAAATTATATCTATCAAGGATTAGGAGTAAACATAGCACCAAACTTAGTTACAGACATAGTATTCGATTTCAGAGGATTCGATACATTAGGTGAAGCATTTATTCTTATAAGTGCAGTTGTAACTACAATGTTAGTATTTGGTAGAGGAAAAGTAAACCTTGGAGGCGACGACGATGAGTGATCTTCTTAAATTAATCGCATACCCAGTATCCTTTATTATGTTAGGTTATGGGGCTATGACAATACTCGGTGGTCACATCACTCCTGGAGGAGGTTTCCAGGGTGGAGCTATCATGGCTTCTGGAGCAATATTATGTATCCTCACATACGGTTTAAAAGATAACCCATTCAATCTTTCACACACAAGGATGTCCATTGTAGAAAGTTTTGGAGCATTAGGTTACATCTTTTTAGGTTTAGTTGGATTATTCACCGGTGGATCATTTTTATACAACGTA is part of the Methanosphaera sp. BMS genome and harbors:
- a CDS encoding DUF4040 domain-containing protein — encoded protein: MTGVEILVQNFVPFVLYILAILGAIVCLMQKDLLRMAILTSVTGFMLAAIYQVLLAPDVALTQAVVGAAIVPTLVALTILKTREEPVIEDDGQGDA
- a CDS encoding MnhB domain-containing protein, coding for MSDLLKLIAYPVSFIMLGYGAMTILGGHITPGGGFQGGAIMASGAILCILTYGLKDNPFNLSHTRMSIVESFGALGYIFLGLVGLFTGGSFLYNVGTNLSGLVPGSLATIFNYPDALHAGIVPYLNIVVGMKVFIGLTTLVVLFYGVTKLQKDYIDDEEID
- a CDS encoding cation:proton antiporter (subunit G of antiporter complex involved in resistance to high concentrations of Na+, K+, Li+ and/or alkali), which codes for MITAKGLLSNTDDELQYTVFGRLEILGIVDMVSVLVLILLGQAALGVVYFILAPFATHAIASGHFHGEQGEH
- a CDS encoding EhbH; protein product: MKASIRDVALALSVAAFAAIFLNATFNFSGMIFPGINYIYQGLGVNIAPNLVTDIVFDFRGFDTLGEAFILISAVVTTMLVFGRGKVNLGGDDDE
- a CDS encoding energy-converting hydrogenase B subunit G, EhbG; the encoded protein is MNMYEKLVETLKSTFGADPEKTLVPGAQTSSILSAELVLMASLLIAALTIRLVSPALMIVVVVGLMLLFMYGTPLMPKLYKEHSDDLNNMMFYAVLTLAIIAVVFYWGVL
- a CDS encoding Na+/H+ antiporter subunit E; amino-acid sequence: MFLNRIIYGIEFFVVLVVEIIKAVLDTSMCCLKGDVDPIVVEIKPDLKRPVSLAILSNTITLTPGTITIGMDQEAGSLTVSAITPRATKDIIPLEPIIKKMLE
- the ehbF gene encoding energy conserving hydrogenase EhbF, with amino-acid sequence MDGTIFIPLMVIIPMICAILVNLIHGSEKITKVIAWIAAICLPIIPLVATYGNHFFGAYKPLLAGNVSSLLPQASQAIISGSILEIFHPAITYAFGPGQQVILFVLGLVAMCAVFISIAETKKTSGVYLFMLFMLSAALMAFILTDDIFNLYVFFEIAALVQVGLILVSRVKGNYETGLKYMLLGEIGGSFMLAGIAVLLGLTGNVNISDIVIMIHAGAVNPYNPVLLFAAGMLIYGWLYATGLPPFNAIKSEIYSKGLPSGSMILQAFSVIGCISIGLVIIRIFGYLPTAQMAMLAVSVIAMILGICMAMVQDDYKRIIAYLAVGELGYIGVGLGLGTPYSITAGLFQAVNELVVTSFLFIGFGLVLYKTKTSKISKLGGLLEYMPTAALLTVLAGFTMAGVPPFNVFQSKYMLCQAALQAGIPELAIIMIILSIVTFLAFLKIAYAVFLRPKPDELEVSSAKLPKTTIVVMTVFLIICLIIGLFPSLVTSKLAVMALGALAL
- a CDS encoding cation:proton antiporter subunit C, whose product is MEAVQCGSLLTAALLMIIGLVALVYLDNVVKKIIGAAFIGDGVNLLLVSLGYRANGITYILLPNMDVTNFLGHASYPLPFALVLTSIVIGASTLAVMLALSVVLYKRHGTLSATVLLNDKKLGEDNNE